Below is a genomic region from Pleuronectes platessa chromosome 18, fPlePla1.1, whole genome shotgun sequence.
TAGTAGGTCTTAGGGTTTCTTTTTAAAAGTGTTCACTGGTTGTCCTCAGCTCCTTTGGCACAGACAAGGACCATAACCAAACGCCACCGCCCCGATGTGCAAGTGTagttatttataaaaacatctCTTGAATTCAAAAAGGTTCCACGACACCGCAGGTGAGACGGCAGGTTTCACCTTTCAACAATAACACCACAGTTCTCCCAAAACCTTCCACTGTTGCTCAATCAATTCAAGAGTTTGCACttcactgaaaagaaaaagaaaagaaacattagAAGGACCAAAAGCTGTGAGAAGGTAAATATTAGCACAAGGAACTCTGAAGTGTCACCGCTAAGTCTGCTGCTTCAGGATTGGATCAAACTTTTATAGATGTGAAAACAATGGAGCCAATAAATGTTTGATCGCTCGGTCGGGCCCCAGAGCGACTGCTGTGAAGCAATAAGTGGAAACCTACCAGTGAATATACAGTGACGTTAACTTCTAAAGCATTAGTGTGTGAGGTTTAGAGATGAGACACTTTATGGAGGCAACAAACCATAACACAACAAACTTTACCTGTAACtactgtaccccccccccccccccccccccgtcttagAATAACCTCTGTCTGACCTCTCGGTGGAGTTGACCCGTCTTTGGAGCATGCACCGAGCCGTGGCCATTTCTGAATGAATGAAAGTTTAAAGTTAAAGTGCAGCCTCCGCCGAGCAGGATGTGATAGGTCATTAGTTAATAAGGCTCACCAGGGGGGGGCTCTGCTTGACGGAGCAGCCAAATGTTCTCAAAATTGTGATTTACAGCGTCTGAAGGAAACAATAGGgactataaaaaaaattattccagCTCCATGGTTGAATATATAACTGAATTCAACTAGTCCAGCAGTTTTTAAGTTGCTCTTAGCGGAGATGCACAGACGGACACCTGTGTGAGAGCTAATCATCAAACCAGTCCAGCGTCACCAATGAGGCCATTGTCCCTTGTCTTGCTCAAACAGGACGGGACAGTCGGCCAAAGAAAACAACCAGTCATCACGCAGCCACTGCATCAACGCTAATGGGAGTTCACAGTGTGGGCTGATGTAACTTCACTGGGGAGAGGTGCTGGTGTTGTCAACAGGACTTATTGTagagaatgtttttaaatgacaaggctgctgctgctctataGTTTTCTTATTGTCCATGAATCAAAAGATCAACATGTTTGTATCTTTCCACAACTTAATCCTGATCCCAACTGTTATCATTCTGAAGACATAAATCTGTAAATTTAAATCCATGAATGtaagaataaataataagaataacttTTATTAAAACAGCAGATTTCCAGTTAAGTGCAATGTGCTTTCCAAGTGGAAAAAGATTGGAAATTTGAAATCAGAAACCCATTGTCCCAGTGTCACACTCAGGACAAAACAAAGGCCTGCACTTGTTCACTGAATCCGAGCTTTGTCATATCTGAGTGGCAGCTTTTCTTTAAGCCCTGGAATAAACAGAGTGAGGGCGTCTTCAACCGGGACTGAGTAACGTCAGCGTCAATCATTACTCAGCACAAAGCCTGGAGATGAGAGCCAGGGGACAATATTCCCTCAACACAGGTATTTGTTCAGCAGCTATCGAATGACCAGATGACCTGTGCcccatcccacacacacacacacacacagacacacacagacacacacgagcgCACACAAATGTATCATCTTGAGGAGATGTGCTAGACACCGGAAAGCACAAACAAAGCAATGACTGGTGAGTGTTTTCAAATGTGACTGAATAACTGGACACATTTCCAGTCATCCGTTACTCCCCCCATTGAAACTGCAACCTAAACAGacactcgcgcacacacacacacacacacacacacaggggagatACTGTACACATAAAAGGCTGAGTCCGGCTTCCTGCACACTTCTGAAGTCACTGCACCGCTGCTGACCTCAGCCTGTGGGAGGACACAGAGTCACAGACTGGGATAGAGAGATGCATCCCACTAAGAGATAGAATAGTGACAAGATAACGTGCGTCACTTTTTACCTCCTTCTCATCCGAGGTCGTacaagcagagacagagaggtcgtacaagcagagacagaggaacTTTCTTTTGGGAGTTGGGGCGTATTCTCTTGATCCAATGCGACTCTGTggatttgtgtgtctgctgctgttggGCTCGGTGCTGCTGGCGTGGCCCGTCTCAGGGGCGAAGGACGACTCGGCGCCGACCCGTCGAGAACTTCCCCTCCGGCCTTCAGAGTCCAAAACGGACTTGAACAGGAATGAACATGGCCACCCCCACAACATCACAGGAGTGCCCATCGTGACCTTTAAGTGGCCCCATGTGGAGACCCCCTATCTGATTGCATTGTGGATTTTGGTGGCCGGTTTGGCCAAGTTGGGTACGTAAAGAAAGTGTTTTCCTAAATGATGAAGCTTGGCAGATGTGGATCATGGATGAATGAAGGTCCCACAGTGAAGCGTCAGCCTGTTAGAGTGAGACCAGGAGGCAATAAGAGCAGGTGGCTGTGGcccaggaggtagagagggtcggCCACTGAACTCTGTCTTTATGCATCAGGTTGTTTCCATCACCCTCAGCTTCTCTCAGTTTGTCTGGCTTTTAGCAGATTTATGCAAAattgatttccatgacattttgtacAGGGGTGAAGCGTGACCCAGAGAAGATCCTTTAAATTGTTATGTGGATCCAGGAATGATTTCTCACTTTATTCAACATTATGAGACGGGACATTTACTTGTGTTGAATGAgacacatttaggggactgatgtttatgagtagcttgactgttgggccttgaccaAGTTATGTCCTCTACTTATTGacgttttagtttgtttttccattGCGCTCAGCAGCCTTTTCTTGCAGCTCCAAATAACCCCAGACTGAACCTGTCCCCTGGACTGAAGGAGCAAACACATCTATTTGCACTTAGACGCACAATGATAAACTAAGCCCTTAAGAAAAGACCAGCGTGTTCTCACCTTTAATCTTCAACTTCTTTTCAAAGGCATCTATCATGGGCCTGGAGAAAGAAATGAACAGTTATTATGAAATATAACTATTGCCATGGATCAGtaggttttattatttaataagcTTTACTAAAAAACACTTTCTCGGGCAATTAAGTCAAGAGGCCTCAAGCAGAAGTCTGTGTTTAGTTACACAGAGAGATTTCTGATCCTTTCCCTCGCACCACCGGGTTAATCATATTCCCAGAAGACAGAGTGACACCTTCTCAGCCGAGTGCGACAGTTGATCATTTGCAAGTTTTGCAACCTCTCAGGTTTTAGATTGACGGTTAAGTTACAACTCAACGATGGAAACCTGCAGGTCGATGGCTCTCGTGTGGAAACCCCCACATTAAATTTGAGGACAACTTGTCTTTGTCCCTTTTTGTCTTCTCCCTTTCTCCTCTCAGTCATCGAGGCCAACCACCATGTGACCAGCGTGATCCCCGAGAGCGCCCTGCTCATCTGCTTCGGCTTCATCCTGGGCGGGATGATCTGGGGCGCCGACATGCAGCAGACGTTCAAACTGACCCCGAcggtcttcttcttctacctgCTGCCTCAAGTCATCCTGGACGCGGGCTACACCATGCCCAACAAGCTCTTCTTCAGCAACATGGGGGCCATCTTGATCTACGCCATCATCGGGACCTGCTGGAACGCCGCCAGCGTGGGGCTGTCGCTGTGGGGGTGTCACATGGGAGGAGCCATGGGTGAGAGAGACTTTGGAATGAACGCTAAGGGAGTAAACACCACATTTGAGGTTATATTTACTACATTAATACTTTGTTCATTCACTTCCTGTGCTCCAGGCGACATTGACATCGGCCTGCTGCAGTATCTTCTGTTCGGCAGTCTGATCGCCGCCGTGGACCCCGTGGCCGTCATCGCCGTGTTCGAGCAGGTGCACGTCAACGAGGTCCTCTTCATCCTGGTGTTCGGAGAGTCGCTGCTCAACGACGGCGTGACCGTGGTTCGTATGAGACGACGAGGCTTCACCTCAGGTCACCTGAGAAGCAGAGCAGCGTTGAGTTAGCTGCACCATCCATCAcgggaaaacagaaacacagctaCAAGACGTGAAGTGCAGTGAAAACATGCCGCACCCCAAAGTCAGgacctttaccccccccccccacccccccacccctcccggCTGAGGCCTTCCCCGTACTCCTGTCAATCTGCTCTTTGAGGCTTTGATCTAGGAATCAGGTTTGCCTAGCCtgtatatgtaaatatgaaagAGTCACTTTTAAGTTTCCACATCTTTCAAACACTCCGACCTGCACAAGAGATTTTGAAGAAACCTTATGATGAATATTGGAGCTGCAGATTAGGAATAGACTGGAATGTCACTCGGCAGAAAGAAagcattttaaatgaatatatCCAATTATTATAATCATCTAAAGAGTTTGACATGTGGAACTCactttcctctgcttcttctctcAGGTGCTCTTCAAtgtatttgatgcatttgtGTCACTGGGAGGACCCCAGATCGACGCTGTGGAGATCATCAAAGGAATTGGTAAGAAGTGGCTCAGATGTTTTTAACAAGTGGTTATTTTTGAATGAAAGTCCACATTAAATAGCATAAAATCCAAGTTATGATGGATTTATTTGTTTACGTgtgttctctgtctgtgtccctcgtCAGTGTCCTTCTTCGTGGTGGCGTTCGGCGGTTCCCTCATGGGCTTCCTGTTCGGCCTGCTGATCTCTCTTCTGACCCGATGGACTAAAAACATCCAGATCATCGAGCCGGGCTTCGTCTTTATCCTGGGGTACCTCTCCTACCTCACCGCTGAgatgctctccctctctgccatcCTCTCGTtagtatttcatttaaaaaacactttgtttcaTTGATTCTGCTTCAAGGCATAGATAAATAGTTATTGCATTAGTTTAacgtttgtgtttctgtccacaGGATCGTCTTCTGTGGTATTTGCTGCCAGAAGTACATCAATGCCAACATGGACGAGAAGTCCGTCAACACGGTGAGATTTGGAATGAAGGTTCTCGCCAACGGATCAGAAACCATCATCTTCGTCTTCCTCGGCATCTCGGCCATCGACAAGGAAATCTGGGTGTGGAACACCGGCTTCATCCTCCTCacgctcctcttcatctttGTGTTCAGGATAATCGGTGAGATTTTGATCTTTGTGCTGTCACGTTAGAGAAGAAACAATTACAcgatctgatgtgtgtgtgtgtgtgtgtgtgtgcactgcaggagtcTTCTTCCTCACCTGGATCCTGAACAAGTACCGGCTGGTCCCCGTAGGCTGGATCGATCAGGTGATCATGAGCTACGGTGGCCTGCGAGGGGCTGTGGCGTACGGCCTGGCTGTGATGCTGGATGAGAGCAAGATAAAGGAGAAGAATCTGATGATCAGCACGACTCTCATTGTCGTCtacttcactgtcattcttcagGTGGCCGCTCTGGTTCTTTTATATTAATAGATTATTAGAACAGTTGTTTTCTTTGCAGCATCATTTCACTTCCTTACGCTGGAACCTCTTTGTTCTGCAGGGAATCACCATGAAGCCTCTGGTCACATGGCTGAAAGTGAAGAGAGCCAAGATAGCTGAGCTCACACTCATAGAAAAAGTGCAGAACAAGGTAAATCTCAAAATGCTACCAACATGTCTCCCTTCACGGTAAACTGTGTCATAATTATAATACTTATAATTATGAcacagtttttctctctctgttgttgaAGGTGTTTGAGCACTTGCTCGTCGCCATTGAAGACATATCTGGACAAATTGGACACAACTACATGAGGGACAAGTGAGTGAAGACGCCTTTTACAATTTAACAGGAACAAGtcttgattgtgtgtttgtgtgattgttcgCTGTCTCTCGTTCCGAAGGTGGAAACATTTCGAGGACAAGTGGATGACGGGGTTGTTGATGAAGCCGTCGGCGAGGAAGAACCGCGACAACGTCTTCAGCATCTTCCACCAGCTGAACCTCAAGGACGCCATGAGCTACGTGGCCGAGGTGAGGGTCACGCACACGTTCAAGGTCACGGCTGTGGGATCAGGTGCAGGTCTGTTAAAGGAAGTGATCTCTCGTCCTCGTTGCTGCTGCAGGGCGAGCGCAGGGGCTCACTGGAGTTCATCCGCAACGACAACTCCTACGTCGACTTCAAGAAGAAGTTTGG
It encodes:
- the LOC128461732 gene encoding sodium/hydrogen exchanger 3; translated protein: MATTWRFALFLCVMLLGSGGPSLASEEPGTTAPSGGHGVVPSSGPAPGHGDTGDGHGGEPITTLPIVTWKWHHVSTPYMVALWILVSWLCKIIIEANHHVTSVIPESALLICFGFILGGMIWGADMQQTFKLTPTVFFFYLLPQVILDAGYTMPNKLFFSNMGAILIYAIIGTCWNAASVGLSLWGCHMGGAMGDIDIGLLQYLLFGSLIAAVDPVAVIAVFEQVHVNEVLFILVFGESLLNDGVTVVLFNVFDAFVSLGGPQIDAVEIIKGIVSFFVVAFGGSLMGFLFGLLISLLTRWTKNIQIIEPGFVFILGYLSYLTAEMLSLSAILSIVFCGICCQKYINANMDEKSVNTVRFGMKVLANGSETIIFVFLGISAIDKEIWVWNTGFILLTLLFIFVFRIIGVFFLTWILNKYRLVPVGWIDQVIMSYGGLRGAVAYGLAVMLDESKIKEKNLMISTTLIVVYFTVILQGITMKPLVTWLKVKRAKIAELTLIEKVQNKVFEHLLVAIEDISGQIGHNYMRDKWKHFEDKWMTGLLMKPSARKNRDNVFSIFHQLNLKDAMSYVAEGERRGSLEFIRNDNSYVDFKKKFGEEFSEVMPDIMADMRDDRSGVSDMRRDPVPSVSLDMHEQTMKGVRETEGVNTHHLLQQHLYKGRKQHRHRYSRSHFNVNVDEDEVQEIFQRTMRSRLESFKSAKMGVAPSSRKHKQKDQQQKMSNGKSLDKDFEFPSEGDEASGYNRSRHSFPMRATYRAGAGIENPAFMPDLDPMSTVQIPPWLGEVELDSGTVAPSQRAQVRLPWTPSNLRRLAPLRTSTRSTDSFMLADTPVPQQWSNLPPPPPPPPSDSPDGQK